A genomic window from Flavobacterium johnsoniae includes:
- the rpsG gene encoding 30S ribosomal protein S7 encodes MRKRAAKKRPLLPDPRFNDQLVTRFVNNLMWDGKKSTAFKVFYDAIDIIETKKQNDEKTSLEIWKDALTNVMPHVEVRSRRVGGATFQIPMQIRPDRKISMAMKWLILYSRRRNEKSMAQRLASECLAAAKEEGAAVKKRMDTHKMAEANKAFSHFRF; translated from the coding sequence ATGAGAAAAAGAGCGGCAAAGAAAAGACCACTTTTACCGGATCCAAGGTTTAATGACCAATTAGTAACACGTTTTGTGAACAACTTAATGTGGGATGGTAAGAAATCTACAGCTTTTAAAGTATTTTATGATGCTATTGATATCATCGAAACTAAAAAGCAAAATGATGAGAAAACTTCATTAGAGATCTGGAAAGATGCTTTAACAAACGTTATGCCTCACGTAGAAGTACGTAGCCGTAGAGTTGGTGGAGCAACATTCCAAATTCCAATGCAAATTCGTCCAGACAGAAAAATTTCTATGGCAATGAAGTGGTTGATACTTTATTCAAGAAGAAGAAATGAGAAATCTATGGCACAACGTTTAGCTTCTGAGTGTTTAGCTGCGGCTAAAGAAGAAGGTGCTGCGGTTAAGAAAAGAATGGATACTCACAAAATGGCAGAAGCTAATAAAGCATTCTCTCACTTTAGATTTTAA
- the rpsL gene encoding 30S ribosomal protein S12: MPTIQQLVRTGRTQITKKSKSVALDSCPQRRGVCTRVYTTTPKKPNSAMRKVARVRLTNGNEVNAYIPGEGHNLQEHSIVLVRGGRVKDLPGVRYHIVRGALDTSGVAGRTQRRSKYGAKRPKEAKK; this comes from the coding sequence ATGCCAACAATTCAACAATTAGTAAGAACAGGAAGAACTCAGATAACTAAGAAGAGTAAATCGGTTGCTTTAGATTCTTGTCCTCAAAGAAGAGGGGTTTGTACGCGTGTTTACACTACTACACCAAAAAAACCAAACTCTGCAATGCGTAAAGTTGCGCGTGTGCGTTTGACAAATGGTAATGAGGTGAATGCTTACATCCCTGGAGAAGGACACAATTTACAAGAGCACTCGATAGTATTAGTTAGAGGTGGAAGGGTAAAAGATTTACCAGGTGTTAGATATCACATCGTTCGTGGAGCGCTTGATACGTCAGGTGTTGCAGGAAGAACGCAAAGAAGATCTAAGTACGGTGCTAAACGCCCAAAAGAAGCAAAAAAGTAA
- a CDS encoding SusC/RagA family TonB-linked outer membrane protein, with product MKLKFNGFLALLLVLFAQISFAQERAVSGTVSDNAGMPLPGVSVLVKGTKTGTQTDFDGKYTIKASPNQVLVFTYIGMKSQEKAASSTSVNVQLKDDSVELEGVVVTALGIKRSEKSLGYAVSKVSSEEIGRSGEQNVVQALAGKAAGVQVIGSGGTPGASSKIIIRGVNTITGTSDPLIVVDGVPIDNSTTQTTAGDNPFNANLSGINNSNRALDINPDDIESVSVLKGPAAAALYGERAGNGVILYTTKKGKAGRGLGIDFSTSMAIDKVSQLPARQNKYVQGTSATATAINPNTPQSWGPAASTLGAPMYDNVGNFFQEGLTYTNNISFHGGDDRATYRASYGNVTQTGMIPETGLKRNTLRVVGDLKLNDQWKTGGSLQYTHTTNTLAQNGSNVSGVMLSLLRSVGSYDLRNYKDAEGNNKNYFASYDNPYFTVNENPATSDVNRVFGNMFLTYSPAEWLSLTAKGGIDAYSDYRKQIFAISSNGDNLAGIGEVAFNNINSKEFYGDFIATGLLPLKTDWLKINYTAGLNLRSSQSTDVFSRGKELAVRGVYNLSNATQLYTSNAEQNIMSRALFGQLEFDIKDQLFVTGSVRKEWSSTYGTNANSAIFPAASASWVLSNSFTLPEAVSFAKLTYAYGEVGIAPRPYQTISTFTQPFMTDGFTDGLSFPYNGVNGMAPSGGLGNQDLKPERVVGHEVGLSTKFLDSRLSLDVNAYYKTSKDLLITLPLPQSSGFASVYQNAAELVNKGVEVELAYDIFAKSSPFQWNVNLNWSKNENEVTDISGNLTEISIESAFGSIGYYAVKGQPLGSFYGRKWARDENGNKIIGSDGLAVIADEIGNLGNSAPKWTGGIRNTFSYKRVTLSGLLDFRHGGAVYNGTLARLHNFGVSAESGDRERTYVIDGVLANGTPNNIPISAKDYYQKFLGDGGGAEEQAVTDVNWIRLRDVTLSYDFNVKRFTAISNAQVSFTGRNLWLNTNYKGVDPETSLTGAGSRINGLDYFNNPGSKSFIMTLKVGF from the coding sequence ATGAAACTAAAGTTCAATGGATTCTTAGCACTCCTTTTAGTGCTATTTGCGCAAATTTCGTTCGCGCAAGAAAGAGCGGTTTCTGGAACAGTTTCTGACAATGCGGGAATGCCTTTACCAGGCGTGAGCGTATTAGTAAAAGGAACTAAAACAGGAACTCAAACAGACTTTGATGGTAAATACACTATTAAAGCATCTCCAAACCAAGTGTTGGTATTCACCTATATTGGAATGAAGAGCCAAGAGAAAGCCGCTAGTTCTACTTCGGTAAATGTTCAATTAAAAGATGACTCAGTTGAACTTGAAGGTGTAGTCGTGACAGCTTTAGGTATCAAAAGATCTGAAAAATCACTTGGTTACGCAGTATCAAAAGTAAGTTCAGAAGAAATTGGAAGATCTGGAGAACAAAACGTTGTACAGGCATTAGCAGGAAAAGCAGCCGGTGTTCAAGTAATTGGATCTGGAGGTACACCTGGAGCATCTAGTAAAATCATTATTAGAGGTGTTAACACAATTACAGGTACATCTGACCCACTTATCGTTGTTGACGGTGTGCCAATTGATAACAGCACTACTCAAACAACTGCAGGTGACAACCCATTTAATGCAAACTTATCTGGTATCAATAACTCAAACAGAGCTTTAGATATCAATCCAGATGATATCGAAAGCGTATCGGTTCTTAAAGGACCTGCAGCAGCTGCATTATACGGTGAAAGAGCTGGTAACGGTGTAATTTTGTATACTACTAAAAAAGGTAAAGCTGGAAGAGGTCTAGGAATAGATTTCTCAACTTCAATGGCGATTGATAAAGTAAGCCAATTGCCTGCAAGACAAAACAAATATGTTCAAGGAACAAGCGCAACTGCAACTGCAATTAATCCTAATACACCTCAAAGCTGGGGACCTGCTGCATCTACTCTTGGAGCACCAATGTATGACAACGTAGGAAACTTTTTCCAAGAAGGTTTAACATATACCAACAATATCTCATTTCATGGAGGTGATGACAGAGCTACTTATAGAGCTTCCTATGGTAATGTAACACAGACAGGTATGATTCCTGAAACAGGTCTTAAAAGAAACACTTTAAGAGTTGTTGGAGATTTAAAACTAAATGACCAATGGAAAACTGGTGGTAGCTTACAATACACACATACTACTAACACATTGGCTCAGAACGGAAGTAACGTTTCTGGTGTAATGTTAAGTTTATTGCGTTCAGTAGGAAGTTACGACTTAAGAAACTACAAAGATGCTGAAGGAAACAATAAAAACTACTTTGCTTCTTATGACAACCCTTATTTTACAGTAAATGAAAACCCGGCTACAAGTGACGTAAACCGTGTTTTTGGAAATATGTTCTTAACTTACTCACCTGCTGAATGGTTATCTTTAACAGCAAAAGGAGGAATTGATGCATACTCAGATTATCGTAAACAAATATTTGCTATTTCATCAAACGGAGACAATCTAGCAGGTATCGGAGAAGTTGCTTTTAATAACATCAATAGTAAAGAATTCTATGGAGATTTTATCGCAACAGGTTTACTTCCATTAAAAACTGATTGGTTAAAAATTAACTATACTGCTGGTCTTAACTTACGTTCTTCTCAAAGTACAGACGTATTTTCAAGAGGAAAAGAGCTTGCAGTAAGAGGTGTTTACAACTTATCAAATGCAACACAATTATATACTTCTAACGCTGAACAGAATATAATGTCAAGAGCATTATTTGGACAGTTAGAATTTGACATTAAAGATCAGCTTTTCGTAACTGGTTCTGTTAGAAAAGAATGGTCTTCAACTTATGGTACAAATGCAAATAGCGCAATATTCCCTGCTGCTTCTGCTTCATGGGTGCTATCAAATAGTTTTACACTTCCAGAAGCTGTTAGTTTTGCAAAATTAACTTATGCTTATGGTGAAGTGGGTATTGCTCCTAGACCTTACCAAACAATTAGTACTTTCACACAGCCATTCATGACCGACGGTTTTACTGATGGTCTTAGTTTCCCTTATAACGGAGTTAACGGTATGGCGCCATCTGGAGGATTAGGAAACCAGGATTTAAAACCTGAAAGAGTAGTTGGACACGAAGTAGGTTTAAGCACTAAGTTCTTAGACAGCCGTTTATCATTAGATGTGAATGCATATTATAAAACATCTAAAGACCTTTTAATCACTCTACCATTACCACAATCAAGTGGATTTGCTTCTGTTTATCAAAATGCTGCAGAGTTAGTGAATAAAGGTGTAGAGGTAGAATTAGCATATGACATTTTTGCAAAAAGCAGTCCATTTCAGTGGAATGTAAACCTAAACTGGTCTAAAAACGAAAATGAAGTAACTGATATCTCTGGTAACTTAACTGAAATATCAATTGAATCTGCTTTTGGATCAATTGGATACTATGCTGTTAAAGGACAACCATTAGGAAGTTTCTACGGAAGAAAATGGGCTCGTGATGAAAATGGTAACAAAATCATCGGTAGTGATGGTTTAGCTGTTATTGCTGACGAGATTGGAAACTTAGGTAATTCAGCTCCAAAATGGACAGGAGGTATTAGAAATACTTTCTCTTACAAAAGAGTAACTTTATCAGGATTACTAGACTTCAGACATGGTGGTGCTGTATATAATGGAACTTTAGCAAGATTGCACAACTTTGGTGTGTCTGCAGAATCTGGGGACAGAGAGCGTACATACGTTATAGACGGTGTATTAGCTAATGGTACTCCAAACAATATTCCTATTAGTGCAAAAGATTACTACCAAAAATTCCTTGGAGATGGTGGTGGAGCTGAAGAGCAAGCTGTAACAGATGTAAACTGGATAAGACTTCGTGATGTAACTTTGAGTTACGATTTCAACGTAAAAAGATTCACAGCTATTAGTAACGCTCAAGTTTCGTTCACAGGAAGAAATTTATGGTTGAACACAAATTACAAAGGTGTTGATCCTGAAACTAGTTTAACAGGTGCTGGTTCAAGAATCAATGGATTAGACTACTTTAACAATCCAGGGAGTAAATCATTTATCATGACTCTAAAAGTAGGCTTTTAA
- a CDS encoding SusD/RagB family nutrient-binding outer membrane lipoprotein, translated as MKKYIKSIILTGLSIGLLASCQSELDNFNENPNSPITTTPSLLLSAMEVSTFSTHTSGLIRTSNIFDQHLAGTSVGQLGELQRYILTEQDVNNEWNTVYGTTLMSGHILNRDFATNYPYYNGIGQILTALNLGYATDLWGDVPYDEAFRAEEGNKAPKYNTQEEIYVRLQTILDEAIVNLKKPAASNVSVPSNDDFIFGGNTAKWIKIAYVLKARYALRLTEVDTNAAQKALDYVTASGITANTDDANTFFPGTANGQNQWYAFDNSRANYLKTGAFFVNTLKNTADPRLTFSIAEDANGGYTGNAADDLDTTTSSYIGSAYASIDSPIGMVTYAEAKFIEAEARFRLGQNAKTAFEAAVTASVTKVTKAPADPVFITAATATVSLANIIQQKYLALFLTMEPYNDYRRTGFPALVPNQSSNTKTIPVRFPTPSDERNYNPNATVVSNVTTKVWWDKN; from the coding sequence ATGAAAAAATATATAAAAAGTATAATTCTTACAGGGCTTAGTATAGGTTTACTAGCTAGCTGTCAGTCAGAATTAGACAACTTTAATGAAAATCCGAACTCTCCAATAACAACGACTCCAAGTTTATTGCTGTCTGCTATGGAAGTTTCAACTTTTTCTACACACACAAGTGGTCTAATCAGAACTTCAAATATTTTTGACCAACATCTTGCTGGTACAAGTGTTGGACAATTAGGAGAACTTCAACGTTATATTCTTACAGAACAAGATGTAAATAACGAGTGGAATACCGTTTATGGAACTACTTTAATGAGTGGACATATCCTAAACCGTGATTTTGCAACAAACTATCCATATTACAATGGTATCGGTCAGATTTTAACTGCATTGAATTTAGGATATGCTACAGATCTTTGGGGAGATGTACCTTATGATGAAGCTTTTAGAGCTGAAGAAGGAAACAAAGCTCCAAAATACAACACTCAGGAAGAAATCTATGTGAGATTACAAACAATTCTTGATGAGGCAATTGTAAACTTAAAAAAGCCAGCTGCTAGTAATGTTTCTGTTCCATCAAACGATGATTTTATTTTCGGTGGAAATACTGCAAAATGGATTAAAATCGCTTATGTTTTAAAAGCAAGATATGCTTTAAGACTAACTGAAGTTGACACTAATGCTGCTCAAAAAGCTTTAGATTATGTTACAGCTTCAGGAATTACAGCAAACACGGATGATGCAAATACATTTTTCCCTGGAACTGCAAATGGACAAAATCAATGGTATGCATTTGATAACAGCCGTGCTAACTACCTAAAAACAGGTGCTTTCTTTGTTAACACTCTTAAAAACACTGCAGACCCTAGACTTACATTTTCTATTGCTGAAGATGCAAATGGAGGATATACAGGAAATGCTGCTGATGATTTAGATACTACAACATCTTCTTATATTGGATCTGCTTATGCTAGCATTGATTCTCCAATTGGAATGGTGACGTATGCTGAAGCTAAATTCATCGAAGCTGAAGCAAGATTCAGATTAGGTCAAAATGCAAAAACTGCTTTTGAAGCTGCAGTTACAGCTTCAGTTACTAAAGTTACAAAAGCACCTGCTGATCCTGTTTTCATAACAGCTGCAACAGCAACAGTTTCTTTAGCAAACATTATTCAGCAAAAGTATCTTGCACTTTTCCTGACTATGGAGCCTTACAACGATTACAGAAGAACAGGATTCCCTGCATTGGTTCCAAATCAATCATCTAACACTAAAACAATCCCTGTTAGATTCCCTACTCCTTCTGATGAGAGAAACTACAATCCAAATGCTACAGTAGTTAGTAATGTAACTACAAAAGTTTGGTGGGACAAAAACTAA
- the rlmB gene encoding 23S rRNA (guanosine(2251)-2'-O)-methyltransferase RlmB has translation MEKEHQIFGIRAIIEAIQAGKEVDKVFIQKEISSELMKDLMKVMKRANINFSYVPVEKLNRLTPNNHQGAVATISPIGFIDLEHLVESTIESGKKPLFLILDQISDARNFGAIIRTAECTGVNGIIVQKAGSAPVNGDTVKTSAGAVFNVPICKVEHIKDAIFYLQGSGIKTVAATEKTDQNIYEVSLVDPVAIIMGSEDRGINPSVLKIVDEKAKLPMFGSIGSLNVSVACGAFLYETVRQRS, from the coding sequence ATGGAAAAAGAACATCAAATATTTGGCATTAGAGCCATTATAGAAGCAATTCAGGCGGGAAAAGAAGTCGATAAAGTCTTCATACAAAAAGAAATTTCTAGTGAATTAATGAAAGACCTAATGAAGGTCATGAAACGTGCTAACATTAATTTCTCTTATGTTCCTGTAGAAAAATTAAACCGTCTTACTCCAAATAATCACCAAGGTGCAGTAGCAACTATCTCCCCTATCGGATTTATTGATTTAGAACATTTAGTAGAATCAACAATTGAATCAGGAAAAAAACCTTTGTTTTTAATCCTAGACCAAATTTCCGATGCAAGAAATTTTGGTGCCATTATTAGAACTGCAGAATGTACTGGTGTAAATGGAATCATTGTTCAAAAAGCTGGTTCGGCACCTGTAAATGGTGATACTGTTAAAACTTCGGCCGGAGCAGTATTTAATGTTCCAATCTGTAAAGTAGAACACATTAAAGATGCAATTTTCTATTTGCAAGGTTCTGGAATTAAAACCGTAGCTGCGACTGAAAAAACAGACCAAAATATTTATGAGGTTTCATTAGTTGATCCTGTTGCAATAATTATGGGATCAGAAGATCGAGGAATTAACCCTTCTGTCTTGAAAATAGTAGATGAAAAAGCAAAATTGCCAATGTTTGGCTCAATAGGATCTCTAAATGTTTCCGTTGCCTGCGGAGCATTTCTATACGAAACTGTTCGTCAAAGAAGTTAA
- a CDS encoding DUF2490 domain-containing protein — translation MLSKSNPKQIIIIVQCLFVILLVTNSYGQNTTYSQFWNEIQFNQTISEKWSTEIDVATSYSSTESSSNLFDNTIQRSLRGWAHYYYSPRWKFSTFVAYLNNKDVPEIGQFESPEWRFALQGIYYFHKTGYTLSTRMRTEFRHMRNQDDEYENVFRYRQQVKYIQPINSKILRSGVIYAIASDEIYLKSGAKVTGENFFDRNRFNIGAGYLFSDDIQIELTYCNEYLPRNNGNQTTNAASLTLSFNNLLRNIQKKIANKHNHEIKDEEE, via the coding sequence ATGCTTTCAAAATCTAATCCGAAACAAATAATTATCATAGTCCAATGTCTGTTTGTAATTTTATTAGTTACAAACAGCTACGGACAAAATACCACTTACAGTCAATTTTGGAATGAAATTCAATTTAATCAGACTATAAGCGAAAAATGGTCAACCGAAATAGACGTTGCTACATCTTACAGCAGTACAGAATCTTCTTCTAATCTATTCGACAATACAATCCAAAGATCTCTACGAGGCTGGGCGCATTACTACTACTCTCCTAGATGGAAATTTTCTACTTTCGTAGCTTATCTTAACAATAAAGATGTTCCCGAAATAGGACAATTTGAATCTCCCGAATGGCGTTTTGCTCTTCAAGGAATTTACTACTTTCATAAAACAGGTTACACTTTAAGCACAAGAATGCGTACTGAATTTCGTCATATGAGAAATCAAGATGATGAATATGAAAATGTATTTCGATATCGGCAGCAAGTAAAATACATACAGCCAATCAATAGCAAAATCTTGCGAAGTGGTGTAATATATGCAATCGCTTCAGATGAAATATACCTGAAATCTGGAGCGAAAGTTACTGGAGAAAATTTCTTCGACAGAAATAGGTTTAATATAGGTGCTGGGTATTTGTTTTCAGATGATATTCAGATAGAACTCACTTATTGCAATGAATATTTACCAAGAAACAATGGAAATCAAACAACAAATGCAGCTTCTTTAACTCTTAGCTTCAACAATCTCTTAAGAAATATACAGAAGAAAATTGCCAATAAACACAATCATGAAATAAAAGACGAGGAAGAATAA
- a CDS encoding rhomboid family intramembrane serine protease has protein sequence MNDNNFKFSNAVIGLPLFFVLFLWVIYWLQIRFDFDFYRYGIYPRDFLGLRGILFSPFIHENLDHLYNNSIPLLILLAAMQFFYPKQTFGVIGFGIFFSGLITWIVGRENFHIGASGLIYVLVSFIFFKGIQTRYYRLVALSLTVILLYGGMIWYVFPDVDQSISWEGHLAGLLTGFALTLFYKAPEYVKPIVYDWQRPDFDPTTDPFMKHFDENGNFINISEEEDEENLEDYFSSSHLVNYIFKKKTETDDEI, from the coding sequence ATGAACGATAATAATTTTAAATTCTCAAATGCCGTTATTGGATTGCCTTTGTTTTTTGTGCTTTTTTTGTGGGTAATTTATTGGCTTCAGATTCGATTTGATTTTGATTTTTACCGATATGGAATTTATCCAAGAGATTTTCTGGGATTGCGTGGCATTTTATTTAGTCCGTTTATACATGAAAATTTAGATCATTTATACAATAATAGCATTCCGCTTTTAATATTATTAGCAGCGATGCAATTTTTTTACCCAAAACAAACTTTTGGAGTTATTGGTTTTGGAATATTCTTTTCAGGATTAATTACTTGGATTGTTGGAAGAGAGAATTTTCATATTGGTGCCAGCGGGTTAATATATGTTTTGGTAAGTTTTATTTTTTTTAAAGGAATTCAAACTCGATATTACAGATTAGTGGCTTTGTCACTTACAGTAATTTTGCTTTATGGCGGAATGATTTGGTATGTTTTTCCAGATGTAGATCAGTCGATTTCTTGGGAAGGACATTTGGCTGGACTTTTAACAGGTTTTGCGTTGACGTTATTTTATAAAGCGCCAGAATATGTAAAGCCAATTGTCTATGATTGGCAGCGTCCAGATTTTGATCCAACTACAGATCCCTTTATGAAGCATTTTGATGAAAACGGAAATTTTATAAATATTTCTGAAGAAGAAGATGAAGAAAATCTAGAGGATTATTTTTCTTCTAGTCATCTGGTCAATTATATTTTTAAAAAGAAAACAGAAACTGATGACGAAATTTAG
- a CDS encoding replication-associated recombination protein A, translated as MEAPLAERIRPQKLEDYISQLHLVGPTGSLTQQISKGIIPSLIFWGPPGTGKTTLAQIIAQESKRPFYILSAINSGVKDIRDVIEKAKQSGGLFTAKNPILFIDEIHRFSKSQQDSLLAAVEKGWITLVGATTENPSFEVIPALLSRCQVYILNAFTKADLEALLERAMRTDAYLLTKKINLKETEALLRISGGDGRKLLNVFELVVNASPGDEITITNDRVLELVQQNTVLYDKTGEQHYDIVSAFIKSIRGSDPNGAIYWLARMIEGGEDVKFIARRMLILSSEDIGNANPTAFIMANNTFQAVTTIGYPESRIILSQCAIYLATSPKSNASYMAIGNAQQLVKQTGDLPVPIHLRNAPTKLMKELGYGDDYKYSHDYANNFAEQEFLPDAIKETVLYNPGSNSRENSNREFLKNRWKDKYGY; from the coding sequence ATGGAAGCACCTTTAGCAGAGCGTATTCGTCCGCAAAAATTAGAAGATTATATAAGCCAGTTACATTTGGTTGGGCCAACTGGTTCTTTAACACAACAAATTTCGAAAGGAATAATTCCGTCTCTAATCTTTTGGGGACCGCCTGGAACTGGAAAAACGACACTTGCCCAAATTATTGCACAAGAATCTAAAAGACCTTTTTATATTTTAAGTGCGATTAATTCTGGAGTAAAAGATATTCGCGATGTTATTGAAAAAGCAAAGCAAAGCGGAGGTTTATTTACCGCCAAAAACCCAATTCTTTTTATTGATGAGATTCATAGATTTAGCAAATCTCAACAAGATTCATTGTTAGCTGCTGTTGAAAAAGGATGGATCACATTAGTTGGAGCTACGACAGAAAATCCGAGTTTTGAGGTAATTCCTGCATTATTGTCACGTTGTCAAGTTTATATATTAAATGCATTTACTAAAGCCGATTTAGAAGCTCTTCTAGAACGCGCCATGAGAACCGATGCTTATTTATTGACAAAAAAGATAAATCTAAAAGAAACAGAAGCTTTATTGCGTATTTCTGGAGGCGATGGACGAAAACTTCTAAATGTATTTGAGCTTGTCGTTAATGCTTCTCCAGGCGACGAAATTACTATCACAAATGATCGCGTTTTAGAATTAGTACAGCAAAATACTGTTTTGTATGACAAAACAGGAGAACAACACTATGATATTGTTTCTGCCTTTATAAAATCGATTCGAGGAAGCGATCCAAACGGAGCGATCTATTGGCTCGCTAGAATGATTGAAGGTGGTGAAGATGTGAAATTTATTGCCCGAAGAATGCTGATTCTTTCTAGCGAAGATATTGGAAATGCAAATCCTACGGCTTTTATTATGGCAAATAACACCTTTCAGGCTGTAACTACAATTGGCTATCCTGAAAGCCGCATTATTTTAAGCCAATGTGCTATTTATTTGGCTACTTCTCCGAAAAGCAATGCTTCTTATATGGCTATTGGAAATGCACAGCAATTGGTTAAACAAACTGGAGATTTACCAGTTCCAATTCATTTAAGAAATGCGCCAACAAAATTGATGAAAGAATTAGGTTATGGAGACGATTATAAATATTCTCACGATTATGCCAATAATTTTGCGGAACAGGAATTCTTGCCAGACGCCATAAAAGAAACGGTTCTTTATAATCCTGGAAGCAATTCTAGAGAGAATAGCAACCGCGAATTTTTAAAGAACCGTTGGAAAGATAAATACGGTTATTAA
- a CDS encoding YjjG family noncanonical pyrimidine nucleotidase, with amino-acid sequence MNTNITDIFFDLDHTLWDFDKNSEMAFDRIFKEKYQEIVTQDFIRAYIPINQECWRLYQNDQITHQELRYNRLKLSFDALKYVISEESIFEIANDYIEFLTDNNYLFDGAIEVLEYLKPKYKLHIITNGFANVQDKKINNAALGSYFSTITNSELAGVKKPNSIIFDYAINLAKTSKENSIMIGDDFEADVTGALNAGLDAIFFNEKKLDVSGDYKQINHLLELKKYL; translated from the coding sequence ATGAATACCAATATTACAGACATTTTTTTTGATTTAGATCACACGCTTTGGGATTTTGATAAAAACTCAGAAATGGCTTTTGATCGTATTTTTAAAGAAAAATACCAAGAAATAGTTACTCAGGATTTTATCAGGGCTTATATTCCAATAAATCAGGAATGCTGGCGATTATACCAAAACGATCAAATCACACATCAGGAATTACGCTATAATCGTTTAAAACTTTCTTTTGATGCTTTAAAGTATGTTATTTCTGAAGAAAGTATTTTTGAGATTGCCAATGATTATATCGAATTTCTTACCGACAACAATTATCTTTTTGACGGTGCTATTGAAGTTTTAGAATATTTGAAACCAAAATATAAACTTCATATCATTACAAACGGATTTGCAAACGTACAAGATAAGAAAATCAATAATGCTGCGTTAGGAAGTTATTTCAGCACCATTACAAATTCTGAATTGGCAGGTGTTAAAAAGCCAAATAGTATTATATTTGATTATGCAATCAATTTAGCAAAAACTTCTAAAGAAAACAGTATTATGATTGGCGATGATTTTGAAGCCGATGTAACCGGAGCTTTAAATGCTGGTTTGGATGCGATTTTCTTTAATGAGAAAAAATTGGATGTTTCCGGAGATTATAAACAAATTAACCATTTATTAGAACTAAAAAAATATTTATAA
- the radC gene encoding RadC family protein has product MEVSHFAIKDWSEDDKPREKLMLKGKDSLSDAELLAILIGSGSRNESAVALSQRILATANNLNALGKMSLSQLMKFKGIGEAKAISIVAALELGRRQRTEETLKLKKITSSKAVFEIMQPIIGELSHEEFWVLFLNNANKVISKSQLSKGGIAGTVVDPRLVFKLALENGATALILCHNHPSGSLIPSDADKQITKKMKTAGEILDVKVLDHLIITESKYYSFVDEGIF; this is encoded by the coding sequence ATGGAAGTAAGTCATTTTGCTATAAAAGATTGGTCAGAAGATGATAAGCCTCGTGAAAAATTAATGCTTAAAGGAAAAGATTCTTTAAGTGATGCTGAATTATTGGCTATTTTAATTGGTTCTGGAAGCCGAAATGAATCTGCTGTTGCTTTAAGTCAACGAATTTTAGCTACAGCTAATAATCTAAATGCGTTAGGAAAAATGTCTCTTTCTCAATTAATGAAATTTAAAGGAATTGGAGAAGCAAAAGCTATTTCAATTGTTGCGGCATTAGAACTAGGAAGAAGACAGCGAACAGAAGAAACATTAAAATTAAAAAAAATAACTTCGAGTAAAGCTGTTTTTGAGATTATGCAGCCAATTATTGGAGAACTCTCTCACGAAGAATTTTGGGTGCTTTTTCTTAATAATGCGAATAAAGTAATTTCAAAGTCACAATTAAGCAAGGGTGGAATTGCTGGAACGGTTGTAGATCCAAGATTGGTTTTTAAATTAGCATTAGAAAATGGAGCTACTGCACTGATTTTGTGTCATAATCATCCGTCAGGAAGTTTGATTCCAAGTGATGCAGACAAACAAATTACAAAGAAGATGAAAACCGCTGGAGAAATCTTAGATGTTAAAGTTTTAGATCATTTGATTATTACTGAATCAAAATATTATAGTTTTGTAGATGAAGGAATTTTTTAG